In Acidobacteriota bacterium, a single genomic region encodes these proteins:
- a CDS encoding histidine kinase produces MRGFHVAIVVCAVAAFCGVISPALAQERYRRDWSDHPGMPRQIWDLTHDERGFLWLASEEGVHRFDGREVVPWGRDVVRTVIHSINRDPDGRLVAVAAGGSAYEVNADGLETVLGPDGAPFTDLQDADYAADGSLWLCTDDGLYRRTTDGWTTIDESALRGQMAIRVRGAPDGGAFVGTREGSFVRVYPDHTAETWASGLQGRVMRIAVKDAHTQAFSLRFGPNHGVYLVEGGQVRPVYQAAEVGRRWTGLVFREDTLWAVATGEVLRITDDWNQVEVLGPDQGFETGGSAVVDHEKSLWLTSFRGTYQFTEPDVVLWTEQFGTRRVHRVGSEILVGRWRGPQLRRQSGQWDDLTPDGYHIFDWGGVSPWGTFWFVAVQYPDTPRRRTALLEYRDGQWTHHLTRDFGVYTGAYATDESGALWIAYFNTLWCVPRDGEAPQAVATLAMETAIIKGLSVRDGRVSMAFRYGPFCEGTLNANRSALDGEWNCQTIDGAGELNDFKIIDGVPWLGTRDRGLVRRSGDVWEDVVGQSELGTPTIQGFSVSPRGGIWVVTILDRVRITLDGDQARVVERLGPWIGVPNWMTFNALDEPDGTLWVSGMTSAIEIPPHARQRPVTPPSVFATGFRADGRDLSPGATQVLPATTRRIELSWAAPAYRDPASVRYEVRADSSGTWNPSRGRSYRFVDLGPGDYRIEVRASLDGETWSARPADFRFEIRSPIWQRPVFWVAIMGVAAIAALLVQWQRTRQQVRLERQRTDIAMNLHDELGAGLGSIGLLTDLAGGDAMDSGERREVTARVGEISRGLSRSLSDIVWTLRPSSVDLPGFALFLRQRASDLLSAGDTAVEFSFPDPVPVIRLQLEVRRQIHAIASEALHNAAKHSQATKVRVALEPDADAWILRIVDDGVGFEDESASAGLGLESMRKRARTIGARLSMRTGKGVGCRLELHFRPRAEDPR; encoded by the coding sequence ATGAGGGGTTTCCACGTCGCGATCGTCGTATGTGCCGTCGCCGCCTTCTGTGGGGTGATCTCCCCTGCGCTTGCCCAGGAGCGCTACCGACGCGACTGGTCCGACCATCCAGGCATGCCGAGGCAGATCTGGGACCTGACGCACGACGAACGCGGCTTTCTGTGGCTGGCCAGCGAGGAGGGCGTGCACCGCTTCGACGGTCGGGAAGTCGTGCCATGGGGCCGGGACGTGGTGCGCACGGTCATCCACAGCATCAATCGTGACCCGGACGGCCGGCTCGTCGCGGTCGCCGCAGGTGGATCGGCCTACGAAGTCAACGCCGACGGCCTCGAGACGGTCCTCGGACCGGACGGAGCGCCCTTCACGGACCTGCAGGATGCCGACTACGCCGCCGACGGCAGCCTGTGGCTCTGCACCGACGACGGCTTGTATCGAAGAACTACGGACGGCTGGACGACGATCGACGAGTCCGCACTCAGAGGTCAAATGGCGATCCGCGTGCGTGGCGCACCGGATGGCGGGGCGTTCGTCGGTACGCGGGAGGGAAGCTTCGTTCGTGTGTATCCGGACCACACGGCCGAGACGTGGGCCTCCGGGTTGCAGGGCCGGGTGATGCGCATCGCCGTCAAGGACGCGCACACGCAGGCGTTCAGTCTGCGCTTCGGTCCGAACCATGGCGTCTACCTGGTGGAGGGCGGACAGGTGCGCCCCGTCTATCAAGCAGCGGAAGTCGGTAGACGCTGGACCGGACTTGTTTTCCGCGAGGACACGCTCTGGGCCGTTGCGACCGGTGAGGTCCTCCGGATCACGGACGACTGGAATCAAGTCGAGGTCCTCGGCCCGGATCAGGGTTTTGAAACCGGCGGCTCGGCCGTCGTGGACCACGAGAAGAGCCTCTGGTTAACGAGTTTTCGGGGCACGTACCAGTTCACCGAGCCAGACGTCGTGCTATGGACGGAACAGTTCGGGACGCGCCGGGTTCACCGCGTCGGGTCGGAGATCCTCGTCGGCCGCTGGCGAGGCCCCCAGTTGCGTCGCCAGAGCGGCCAGTGGGATGACCTGACCCCGGACGGTTACCACATCTTCGACTGGGGAGGCGTTTCGCCCTGGGGGACGTTCTGGTTCGTCGCCGTCCAGTATCCCGACACGCCACGTCGCCGTACGGCGCTGCTCGAGTACCGCGATGGCCAATGGACACACCACCTAACACGGGACTTCGGCGTGTACACCGGCGCCTACGCGACCGACGAGTCCGGAGCGTTGTGGATCGCTTACTTCAACACGCTCTGGTGTGTGCCCCGTGATGGGGAAGCACCGCAAGCCGTCGCGACGCTCGCGATGGAGACCGCGATCATCAAGGGGCTCAGCGTTCGCGATGGCCGGGTCTCGATGGCGTTTCGCTATGGCCCGTTCTGCGAAGGCACGCTGAACGCCAACCGCAGCGCACTCGATGGTGAGTGGAACTGCCAGACGATCGACGGCGCGGGTGAACTCAATGACTTCAAGATCATCGACGGCGTTCCGTGGCTCGGCACACGCGATCGAGGGCTGGTCCGGCGCAGCGGCGATGTCTGGGAGGATGTCGTAGGCCAGTCGGAGCTGGGAACGCCCACCATCCAGGGATTCTCGGTCTCCCCTCGCGGCGGCATCTGGGTGGTGACGATCCTGGACAGGGTCCGGATCACACTCGACGGCGATCAGGCGCGTGTTGTCGAGCGGCTGGGCCCGTGGATCGGCGTCCCGAACTGGATGACATTTAACGCACTCGACGAACCGGACGGCACGTTGTGGGTGTCGGGCATGACGTCGGCGATCGAAATCCCGCCTCACGCACGTCAACGGCCCGTCACGCCGCCGTCGGTGTTCGCCACCGGGTTCCGTGCCGATGGTCGGGATTTGTCGCCCGGTGCGACGCAGGTCTTACCGGCCACAACACGCCGGATCGAGTTGAGTTGGGCCGCGCCGGCCTATCGCGACCCCGCGTCGGTGCGTTACGAGGTTCGAGCCGATTCGAGCGGCACGTGGAATCCCTCACGCGGGCGTTCGTATCGATTCGTGGATCTCGGTCCCGGAGACTATCGCATCGAGGTGCGTGCGTCGCTGGACGGCGAGACCTGGTCCGCGCGTCCCGCGGACTTTCGTTTCGAGATACGTAGTCCGATCTGGCAACGGCCCGTGTTCTGGGTCGCGATAATGGGGGTCGCGGCGATCGCGGCGCTGCTCGTGCAGTGGCAACGCACCCGACAGCAGGTCCGGCTCGAACGCCAGCGCACGGACATCGCGATGAACCTCCACGACGAGTTAGGCGCGGGCCTCGGGAGCATCGGCTTGCTGACCGACCTTGCCGGCGGTGACGCGATGGACTCAGGAGAGAGGCGTGAAGTCACCGCCCGAGTCGGCGAGATCTCGCGCGGCCTGTCCCGCTCGCTGTCGGACATCGTCTGGACGCTGCGCCCCTCGTCCGTCGACCTTCCCGGGTTTGCCCTGTTCCTTCGCCAGCGCGCCTCGGACCTGCTCAGCGCCGGCGACACCGCGGTCGAGTTCAGTTTCCCCGATCCGGTCCCGGTGATCCGCTTGCAACTGGAAGTGCGGCGTCAGATCCACGCCATCGCGTCCGAAGCGTTACACAACGCGGCGAAGCACTCGCAGGCCACGAAGGTTCGCGTCGCTCTCGAGCCCGATGCCGACGCCTGGATTCTTCGCATCGTCGATGACGGCGTCGGTTTTGAGGACGAATCCGCAAGCGCAGGGCTAGGACTTGAGAGCATGCGAAAACGTGCCCGGACGATCGGGGCTCGGCTTTCGATGCGGACCGGCAAGGGCGTCGGCTGCCGACTTGAGCTGCACTTCAGGCCCCGTGCGGAGGACCCACGATGA
- a CDS encoding carboxypeptidase regulatory-like domain-containing protein, translating to MQRSRRWSIATLLAIGLIAVVSSVSAQSMIDLEVDGEFTGTIAGAGSVQARFFATQGAALRLDVRADSGTTLQPMVVFRDGVGADIGGSTQNLRWLPFGNLIHYVTVPADGFYTARISAVSGDGDFWAHLTGNSTAPAVTATLFGTVTDASNAGLINGATVLVDGAAFDTTDANGDYSGLLTPGTYDMTFQAMGYDDRIESVTMADMDVELNVSLTPVVAASVSTETTGDPVFGGMVTAMATIATEPGVTVTSIQWTQTFGTPVMIAGATTDTATVTLGNVADYKDELIHVLSEPPIGPEDLPPNVPVPEGEFPGGLQDRLQVVAASHFALEKAGLVVLEVEVTTDAGVFTDEVEIHTDLPWPVATGLRNVPIGLPVLLHGVEQGSYLWSLSEPAGSLATLTDETTQTPYFTPDVSGLYRLEVMDPVTFGVAATLEVYAGTYRGVIVGQRTDGTPISDTACTFCHNDGLAPDKFTPWEQTGHSQILGDYLDTGTHNRTSCFDCHATGHNTAADSGGMDDASDYQDFLDAGLLNNPGDNWTTMLAQFPEAARLSNVQCESCHGPQNTNAHGFAGPLGDPRISLSADVCGSCHGEPARHARFPQWQLSGHANYELAIDEAGSGNCSRCHTANGFLAWLPVLTGEVPGDPLDNVNVTWTEDESHPQTCVTCHDPHDAGTSSGNNPDVNIRISGDTPPLIAGFQANDVGRGAVCMTCHNSRRGLRNDSTFDALSASEKARAPHGGVQTDVLMGENAFFVEVGAPGGHATTGDTCVDCHMKSTPPPELLSYNSNGANHTFYAELTICSDCHSPFLLAADIQDGVEQLLGQLEEYVLAGHLDLLDEQIALGNTIDFNGDVTVTDVADIDEIVFGSFRGRQAIGVTVSGVDYGFFRLPDIDVVGATTVTLPEVADDVLLKAGWNWNLINYDGSMGIHNPFYSSELLIAARDEMIALLSGGGARRRADSVTGDSDGTRPGPRQRLLRPGSLR from the coding sequence ATGCAAAGGTCCAGACGTTGGTCGATCGCGACCTTACTGGCAATCGGTTTGATTGCCGTTGTTTCCTCTGTTAGTGCCCAGTCGATGATCGACCTGGAAGTTGACGGTGAGTTCACCGGCACGATTGCGGGAGCCGGCTCGGTCCAGGCGCGATTCTTCGCGACCCAAGGAGCCGCGCTGCGTCTGGACGTGCGAGCCGATTCCGGAACCACCCTCCAGCCGATGGTGGTCTTCCGTGACGGTGTCGGAGCGGACATCGGAGGTAGTACACAGAACCTCAGGTGGTTACCCTTCGGCAATCTCATTCACTACGTGACGGTTCCAGCCGACGGGTTCTACACGGCAAGGATCAGCGCCGTCTCCGGTGACGGTGACTTCTGGGCCCATCTGACGGGCAACTCGACGGCTCCTGCCGTGACCGCAACCTTGTTCGGCACGGTGACGGACGCCAGCAACGCCGGGCTGATCAACGGTGCGACGGTGCTGGTAGACGGCGCCGCATTCGACACCACGGATGCCAACGGCGATTACTCCGGTCTTCTGACACCCGGCACCTACGACATGACGTTCCAGGCGATGGGCTACGACGACCGTATCGAGTCGGTGACGATGGCCGACATGGATGTGGAGCTGAACGTCAGTCTGACTCCCGTCGTGGCCGCCTCGGTTTCCACCGAAACCACCGGCGACCCGGTGTTCGGTGGCATGGTGACCGCCATGGCCACGATTGCGACAGAGCCCGGTGTCACGGTCACTTCGATCCAGTGGACCCAGACATTCGGTACTCCGGTGATGATCGCCGGCGCAACCACCGACACGGCGACGGTGACCCTCGGTAACGTCGCCGACTACAAGGACGAGCTGATTCACGTCCTGTCGGAACCGCCGATCGGCCCGGAAGACCTTCCACCTAACGTGCCCGTTCCGGAGGGCGAGTTCCCCGGTGGATTGCAGGATCGCCTCCAGGTCGTCGCAGCCAGCCACTTCGCCCTCGAGAAAGCCGGCTTGGTCGTTTTGGAAGTCGAGGTCACGACCGACGCAGGCGTGTTCACAGACGAGGTAGAGATTCACACGGACCTGCCCTGGCCCGTGGCCACCGGGCTACGGAACGTCCCGATCGGACTTCCGGTGCTGCTCCATGGAGTGGAACAGGGCTCCTACCTCTGGAGTCTCAGCGAGCCGGCCGGTTCGCTTGCGACGCTGACTGACGAAACAACCCAGACACCTTATTTCACGCCAGATGTATCCGGGTTGTATCGCCTCGAGGTCATGGATCCCGTCACCTTCGGCGTCGCTGCGACTCTGGAAGTCTATGCCGGCACCTACCGAGGTGTGATCGTTGGCCAGAGGACGGACGGCACCCCGATCTCCGATACCGCCTGTACGTTCTGCCACAACGATGGATTGGCACCGGACAAGTTCACACCGTGGGAACAGACCGGCCACTCCCAGATCCTGGGCGACTATCTGGACACCGGGACCCACAACCGTACATCTTGCTTCGATTGTCACGCGACAGGGCATAACACGGCGGCGGACAGCGGCGGCATGGACGATGCGTCCGACTATCAAGATTTCCTGGACGCAGGACTGCTCAATAATCCGGGCGACAACTGGACGACGATGCTTGCCCAGTTCCCGGAGGCCGCGCGTTTGAGTAACGTTCAGTGCGAGAGCTGTCATGGCCCGCAAAACACCAACGCCCACGGCTTCGCCGGACCCCTCGGTGATCCCCGTATCAGCCTATCGGCCGACGTCTGTGGCAGCTGCCACGGCGAACCGGCGAGGCACGCGCGCTTCCCGCAGTGGCAACTCAGCGGTCACGCCAACTACGAGTTGGCCATCGATGAGGCAGGTAGCGGAAACTGCTCGCGCTGTCATACGGCCAACGGCTTTCTGGCCTGGTTGCCGGTGTTGACCGGCGAGGTGCCCGGTGACCCACTCGACAACGTCAACGTGACCTGGACCGAGGACGAGTCCCATCCCCAGACCTGCGTCACCTGCCACGACCCGCACGACGCGGGCACGAGCAGTGGCAACAACCCGGACGTAAACATCCGGATCAGTGGCGATACACCTCCACTGATTGCAGGTTTCCAGGCGAACGACGTCGGACGAGGCGCAGTCTGCATGACGTGTCATAACTCACGGCGTGGTTTGCGCAACGACAGCACCTTCGATGCCCTATCGGCCTCGGAGAAAGCGCGAGCGCCTCACGGAGGCGTACAGACCGATGTGCTGATGGGAGAGAACGCGTTCTTCGTCGAGGTTGGGGCACCCGGTGGTCACGCGACGACCGGGGATACCTGTGTGGACTGTCACATGAAGTCGACCCCGCCGCCGGAACTTCTCTCCTACAACTCCAACGGCGCAAACCACACGTTCTACGCGGAGTTGACGATTTGCTCCGATTGCCATAGCCCGTTCCTGCTGGCCGCCGATATCCAGGACGGCGTCGAGCAGCTCTTGGGTCAGCTCGAGGAGTACGTGCTGGCCGGCCACCTGGATCTGTTGGATGAACAGATCGCATTGGGGAACACGATCGACTTCAACGGTGATGTCACCGTGACGGATGTCGCGGACATCGACGAGATCGTGTTCGGTTCGTTCCGCGGACGCCAGGCGATCGGTGTGACCGTCAGCGGTGTGGACTATGGCTTCTTCCGCTTGCCCGACATCGATGTGGTCGGCGCGACGACGGTTACGCTGCCGGAAGTCGCCGATGACGTCCTGCTGAAGGCCGGTTGGAACTGGAATCTGATTAACTACGACGGCAGCATGGGGATCCACAACCCGTTCTACTCCAGTGAACTCCTGATTGCGGCGCGGGATGAGATGATCGCGCTGTTGTCGGGCGGTGGAGCACGACGTCGGGCAGATTCCGTGACGGGTGATTCCGACGGGACTCGGCCCGGACCGCGGCAGAGATTGCTGCGACCCGGATCTCTGCGGTAA
- a CDS encoding outer membrane beta-barrel protein, protein MRAKSIALIGIGMLILAIAGLPVTAGDAERGVRFGLLSSSPSGDSTDAGQTTELDGSTGFFLSFEFPVSPRFGIEPGIEIADHDITVKEMGFPTLDFGETTWTALTVNGNFQLMPEKSYDLYIGPTIGYVMWDDISTSLFPGDVPVDDDFTLGANFGIDVPLGDSSWKFSAALRYLTSDLGIDSGSDIGVDPVQIKLGVARRF, encoded by the coding sequence ATGAGAGCGAAATCCATAGCATTGATCGGAATCGGTATGTTGATTCTCGCAATCGCCGGGCTCCCCGTCACCGCTGGAGACGCGGAACGCGGTGTTCGATTCGGATTACTGTCCAGCAGTCCGTCGGGCGATTCGACCGATGCGGGACAAACCACGGAGCTGGACGGCTCCACCGGGTTCTTCCTCAGCTTCGAGTTCCCCGTCAGCCCTCGCTTCGGGATCGAACCGGGGATCGAGATCGCCGACCATGACATCACCGTCAAGGAGATGGGTTTCCCGACACTCGACTTCGGCGAAACGACCTGGACGGCTCTGACGGTCAACGGAAACTTCCAGTTGATGCCCGAGAAATCCTACGACCTCTACATCGGTCCGACGATCGGTTACGTGATGTGGGACGACATCTCGACCAGCCTGTTCCCCGGCGACGTCCCCGTGGATGATGATTTCACACTCGGCGCCAACTTCGGAATCGATGTCCCGCTCGGCGACTCGTCGTGGAAATTCTCGGCCGCCTTGCGCTACTTGACGTCCGATCTGGGTATCGACAGTGGCAGCGACATCGGCGTGGACCCGGTGCAAATCAAGCTCGGTGTGGCGCGTCGCTTCTAA
- a CDS encoding response regulator transcription factor: MSTQSPIRVVAVEDDPGFRRTLETLMGHAPGFELCGSYGSAEAALAEATRRATDERIEGWDLVLMDISLGGMSGIRATEQLRELDRELPIVVLTVFEEPSVIVEAIAAGANGYLLKKTHARELLFQLRSVVDGGAPLTPAVASTVLGLLRTGSTAAVGSPPTRLNLTEREQQVLRCLVDGRKYKEAAEQLGIGIETVRSHVRAVYGKLQVHSVAAAVREAIRRGLV; the protein is encoded by the coding sequence ATGAGCACCCAATCTCCCATTCGAGTCGTCGCTGTCGAGGACGATCCCGGTTTCCGCCGAACACTGGAGACCCTCATGGGGCACGCTCCCGGCTTCGAATTATGCGGTAGCTACGGCTCCGCCGAGGCCGCGCTGGCCGAGGCCACTCGCAGAGCAACCGACGAACGGATCGAGGGTTGGGACCTCGTCTTGATGGATATCAGCCTGGGTGGAATGAGCGGGATCCGCGCAACCGAGCAGCTTCGCGAACTGGACCGCGAGCTGCCCATCGTCGTGTTGACGGTTTTCGAGGAGCCCAGCGTGATCGTCGAGGCAATTGCGGCCGGTGCTAATGGCTACCTGCTCAAGAAGACTCACGCGCGTGAGTTGCTGTTCCAGCTGCGAAGCGTGGTGGACGGGGGCGCACCCCTGACGCCCGCCGTGGCCAGTACGGTTCTCGGGTTGCTGCGAACCGGCAGTACGGCCGCCGTCGGTTCACCGCCGACGCGGCTCAACTTGACCGAGCGCGAACAGCAGGTGCTGCGCTGCCTGGTCGATGGGCGCAAGTACAAGGAAGCCGCCGAACAGCTCGGCATTGGTATCGAGACCGTGCGCAGCCACGTACGCGCAGTCTACGGCAAGCTGCAGGTCCATTCGGTGGCCGCCGCGGTACGCGAGGCGATCCGACGAGGCCTGGTCTGA
- a CDS encoding sigma-70 family RNA polymerase sigma factor encodes MNVGTIANTDQLFETAYDELCRIARRLCGSTSTLDPASLVHDSYLRYRRRRFDSGREDERLRAFIFVMALAMRSVARDRRRRETALKRGGGTLPVAVENMDACRDESTATRTQETDHALHDVLHQLAEIHPKWLAAVAHHDLAGRSIRETARRMGIGEPTVRTYRRSALNWLRDALIADR; translated from the coding sequence GTGAACGTGGGTACTATCGCAAATACGGATCAACTGTTCGAGACGGCCTACGACGAGTTGTGTCGCATCGCTCGAAGGCTCTGCGGCTCGACGAGTACGCTGGACCCGGCGTCTCTGGTCCACGACTCTTATCTTCGATACCGTCGACGTCGGTTCGACAGCGGGCGCGAAGACGAACGACTCCGTGCATTCATCTTCGTAATGGCGCTGGCGATGCGAAGCGTCGCCAGGGATCGACGTCGCCGCGAGACCGCGCTCAAGCGTGGTGGTGGGACGTTACCGGTCGCGGTCGAGAACATGGACGCTTGCCGGGACGAGTCGACGGCGACGCGAACCCAGGAGACAGACCATGCACTCCACGACGTGTTGCACCAACTGGCCGAGATCCACCCGAAGTGGCTTGCCGCCGTCGCGCACCACGACCTGGCCGGAAGATCAATCCGCGAGACCGCACGGCGGATGGGAATCGGCGAACCCACGGTCCGAACCTATCGCCGGTCGGCACTGAACTGGCTGCGCGATGCGCTGATCGCCGACCGCTAG
- the rhlP gene encoding rhombotarget lipoprotein (RhlP (RHombo-target LipoProtein) is a family of predicted lipoproteins that, in general, co-occurs with a form of rhombosortase, and that has an apparent cleavage site for that enzyme, a GlyGly motif, near the C-terminus.), translating into MRYRSHFALLGVVLICCAGCAVYQRQIKSNALEYLYPKGSEEVAPADVSLELPLRVGVAFAPATTPATEAFSATQKQALLERVAEAFRSHESIRHVEAIPAGYLTQGGGFDDLDRLVSAFGIDVIALVSYDQFQFSESGRSSWAYWTLIGAYVVRGEKNETRTLLDAVVYDIPSRAMLFHAPGESSLGGKSAPVEVGKKLRQASEEGFERAIDDLITNVSVELEAFAVRAATGTVRGAGTPAITIVDEKGNPVRSGGGGAGALDVFGLLAAALLGVSAWATRRETGPRG; encoded by the coding sequence ATGAGGTACCGATCTCATTTTGCTCTGTTGGGTGTTGTGTTGATCTGCTGCGCGGGGTGTGCGGTCTATCAGCGTCAGATCAAGAGCAACGCACTGGAATACCTTTACCCCAAAGGCAGCGAGGAGGTCGCTCCTGCTGACGTCAGTCTGGAGCTTCCGCTACGAGTGGGTGTCGCCTTCGCGCCGGCGACAACTCCCGCGACGGAAGCATTCAGTGCGACTCAGAAGCAAGCGCTTCTCGAACGGGTCGCCGAGGCGTTTCGCAGCCACGAGAGCATCCGCCATGTTGAAGCGATTCCTGCCGGCTACCTGACGCAAGGCGGTGGGTTCGATGACCTGGATAGGCTGGTATCTGCCTTCGGTATTGATGTCATCGCACTGGTCTCCTACGACCAGTTCCAGTTTAGCGAGAGCGGGCGCAGCTCGTGGGCCTACTGGACGCTGATCGGTGCCTACGTCGTCCGGGGCGAGAAGAACGAGACGCGCACGCTCCTTGATGCCGTCGTCTACGACATCCCATCGAGGGCGATGTTGTTCCACGCACCGGGAGAGAGCTCGCTTGGCGGAAAGTCTGCGCCGGTCGAGGTCGGCAAGAAACTGCGGCAGGCAAGCGAGGAAGGCTTCGAGCGCGCCATCGATGATCTGATCACAAACGTGAGCGTTGAACTCGAGGCGTTCGCGGTGCGGGCCGCCACCGGAACCGTGCGCGGCGCGGGCACGCCGGCGATCACCATCGTCGATGAGAAGGGCAACCCGGTGAGGAGCGGCGGTGGCGGTGCCGGAGCGCTTGACGTATTCGGGCTCCTCGCGGCGGCGCTTCTGGGCGTCTCTGCGTGGGCGACTCGACGGGAGACGGGCCCGCGAGGGTGA